The nucleotide window TGGTGCGCCGCCAGCAGGTTGCCCTCGACCTTGTCGGCGATGAACTGCAGCGCGCGCCGGCCCGGCTCGCCGGACTGCACGCGCTGCTGCTGCAGCGCCAGCCGTTCGCCGACCCACGCCGGCAAGCGGGTGCGGTCCACGCTGTCGACCTTGATCGACACGCCGGCGCCTTCCAGCGCCTGGAACCAGGCCGACTTGGACGCGGCGAAGTCCAGCCGCGGCAGCGTCACCAGCATCACCACGTCGGGCGACGGCTGCGCGGCCACGGCGCGCAGCGCCTCGCCGCCATCCTTGCCGGGCTTGCCGGAGGGAATGCGCAGCTCGACGATCTTGCGGTCGCCGAACAGCGACATCGACTGCTGCGCCTCGACCAGCCGGCCCCAGTGGAAGCCGCGCTCGGCCACCAGCACCTCGCGTTCGGAGAAGCCGGCCTCGCGCGCCGCCGCGCGCAGGCGGTCGACCGCTTCGAGCACCAGCAGGTGCTCGTCGCCATGCACCACGTACAGCGGCGCCAGGCCCTTGGCCTTGGCCTGCCGCAGGTGCGCGTCGAGCCCGTCGAGCTTGAGCTGCATGCCGTCAGCCTGTGCGCGCGCGCTCAGATCGCCTTGACGGCGGCGAGCCGGCGCATCAGCTGCTGCACGATGTCGCGCTGCATGTCGCGGTACAGCTGCTGCTCTTCGTAGTCCTTGGCCAGCGTATTGGCTTCGTTGTAGGTCAGGTCGCGCGTCAGCACCAGTTGCGACGGCGCGATCAGTTCCTTGCCGGCGGGGTCGCGCAGGCGGAAGGTGAAGCGCTGGGTCAGGCGGTATTCACGCACCACGCCCTCGGTCGTGATCGACAGGATGCTCTTGGTGCGGGTGTCCTGCAGCACGTCCAGCAGCGCGTCGGCCTCTTTCTGGTCGGCCACCACCTGGGTGTCCGAGCCGCCGCGGATGGCGCGGCGCAGGTCCGCGCCCATCAGCGAGTTGGGCGGGATGCCGATGTAGAGCCGCTTGAAGGCGAAGTCCGAGTTGCCGCGCATATGGAAGCCGCAGCCGGCCAGCAGGCCGGTGGCCGGCACTGCCAGCAATGCCGCGAGCACCTTGCGGCGTCCCAGGTTCAGTCGCTTCATGGTTGGCGATTCCTCTGTCAGGTTCCGGCGGGCGGACGGTGCTGTCAAAGCACCACGTTGACCAGGCGGCCAGGCACCACCACGATCTTCTTCGGCGCCTTGCCTTCGGCGAACTTCGCCACGGTGTCGCTGGCGGCGGCACTGGCCTCGATCGCGGCGCGGTCGGCGCCGGCGGGCACGGTGATGCTGCCGCGCACCTTGCCGTTGATCTGCAGCACCAGTTCGATCTCGCTGCGCACCAGCGCGGCTTCATCGACCTGCGGCCACGGGGCGTCGAGCAGGTCGCCGGCCTCGGCGGCATAGCCCAGCTGCTCCCACAGGACGTGGGTGACATGCGGCACCACCGGGTACAGCACGCGCAGCAGGATGCCGAAGCCCTCGCGGCGCGCGGCCGGCGACGCGGTCTTGGCGTCGTCCAGCGCGTTCAGCATCTTCATGGTGGCGGACACCACGGTGTTGTACTGGATGCGCTGGTAGTCGTAGTTGGCCTGCTTGAGCACGCCGTGGATCTCGCGGCGCAGCTCGGCATCGTCCGCGCCCGGCGTGCCCGCGGCACCGTCGCGGATGGCGGCGGCGTTGGCGTAGCCGTAGTTCCACACGCGGCGCAGGAAGCGCGACGCGCCCTCCACGCCCGAACCGCTCCACTCCAGCTGCTGCTCGGGCGGCGCGGCGAACATCACGAACAGGCGCGCGGTGTCGGCGCCGTACTGGTCGATCAGCGCCTGCGGGTCGATGCCGTTGTTCTTGGACTTCGACATCTTCTCGACCCCGCCGATCACCACCGGCTGGCCGTCGGCGATCAGCGTGGCGCCCACCGGACGGCCGCGCTCGTCGGTCCGCAGGTCGACCTCGGCCGGGTTGTACCAGGTCTTCTTGCCGGCGGCGTCTTCGCGGTAGTAGGTCTCGTTGAGCACCATGCCCTGCGTCAGCAGGTTGGTGAACGGCTCGTCGAACTTGACCAGGCCCAGGTCGCGCATCACCTTGGTCCAGAAGCGCGCGTACAGCAGGTGCAGGATCGCGTGCTCGATGCCGCCGATGTACTGGTCCATCGGCATCCAGTAGTCGTTGCGGGCATCGACCATGGTGGCCGCATCCGGGCAGGTATAGCGCATGTAGTACCAGCACGAATCGATGAAGGTATCCATCGTGTCGGTCTCGCGGCGCGCGGGCTTGCCGCACGACGGGCAGGTGCACTGCAGGAAGCGCGGGTCCTTGGCCAGCGGGTTGCCGGTGCCGTCCGGCACCAGGTCTTCGGGCAGCACCACCGGCAGGTCCTGCTCCGGAACCGGCACCACGCCGCAGCTGTCGCAATGGATCAGCGGGATCGGCGTGCCCCAGTAGCGCTGGCGCGAGATGCCCCAGTCGCGCAGGCGCCAGGTGGTCTTCTTCTCGCCCAGGCCCAGCGCGCCCAGGTCGGCCGCGATGGCTTCGACCGCGGCCTGGTAGCCGAGGCCGTCGTACTTGCCGCTGTGGATGCAGGTGCCGTGTTCCTTGTCGCCGTACCATTCCTGCCAGGCGTCGGTCGAGTACGGCTGGCCCTTGACGTCGATCACTTGCTTGATCGGCAGCTTGTACTTGTTGGCGAAGGCGAAGTCGCGCTCGTCGTGCGCGGGCACGCCCATCACCGCGCCGTCACCGTAGCTCATCAGCACGTAGTTGCCGACCCACACGTCCACCTTCTCGCCGGTCAGCGGGTGTACCACCTGCAGGCCGGTCGGCATGCCCTTCTTTTCCATGGTCGCCATGTCGGCTTCCATGACCGAGCCGTGCTTGCATTCGTCGATGAAGGCAGCCAGTTCGGGGTTGTTCAGCGCGGCGTGCGTGGCCAGCGGGTGCTCGGCGGCGACCGCGCAGAAGGTCACGCCCATGATGGTGTCGGCGCGGGTGGTGAAGACGTAGAGCTTGCCGTCGTTGATCGGCTTGCCGTCCTCGCCCGGAATGTCATGGGTGAAGGCAAAGCGCACGCCCACGCTCTTGCCGATCCAGTTCTGCTGCATTACCTTGACGCGCTCGGGCCAGCCCAGCTGGCCCAGGTCGCCCAGCAGCTCCTGCGCATAGTCGGTGATGCGCAGGTAGTACATCGGGATCTCGCGCTTTTCCACCACCGCGCCCGAGCGCCAGCCGCGGCCGTCGATGACCTGCTCGTTG belongs to Cupriavidus taiwanensis and includes:
- a CDS encoding LPS-assembly lipoprotein LptE; the protein is MKRLNLGRRKVLAALLAVPATGLLAGCGFHMRGNSDFAFKRLYIGIPPNSLMGADLRRAIRGGSDTQVVADQKEADALLDVLQDTRTKSILSITTEGVVREYRLTQRFTFRLRDPAGKELIAPSQLVLTRDLTYNEANTLAKDYEEQQLYRDMQRDIVQQLMRRLAAVKAI
- the leuS gene encoding leucine--tRNA ligase, encoding MQDKYLPSAVEQAAQQHWQAIDAYRVSEHAAGPDGKEKPKFYACSMLPYPSGKLHMGHVRNYTINDVMARYLRMNGNNVLMPMGWDAFGMPAENAALNNGVAPAAWTYDNIAYMKKQMQSMGLAIDWSREVATCSPDYYRWNQWLFLKMLEKGIAYRKTGTVNWDPVDQTVLANEQVIDGRGWRSGAVVEKREIPMYYLRITDYAQELLGDLGQLGWPERVKVMQQNWIGKSVGVRFAFTHDIPGEDGKPINDGKLYVFTTRADTIMGVTFCAVAAEHPLATHAALNNPELAAFIDECKHGSVMEADMATMEKKGMPTGLQVVHPLTGEKVDVWVGNYVLMSYGDGAVMGVPAHDERDFAFANKYKLPIKQVIDVKGQPYSTDAWQEWYGDKEHGTCIHSGKYDGLGYQAAVEAIAADLGALGLGEKKTTWRLRDWGISRQRYWGTPIPLIHCDSCGVVPVPEQDLPVVLPEDLVPDGTGNPLAKDPRFLQCTCPSCGKPARRETDTMDTFIDSCWYYMRYTCPDAATMVDARNDYWMPMDQYIGGIEHAILHLLYARFWTKVMRDLGLVKFDEPFTNLLTQGMVLNETYYREDAAGKKTWYNPAEVDLRTDERGRPVGATLIADGQPVVIGGVEKMSKSKNNGIDPQALIDQYGADTARLFVMFAAPPEQQLEWSGSGVEGASRFLRRVWNYGYANAAAIRDGAAGTPGADDAELRREIHGVLKQANYDYQRIQYNTVVSATMKMLNALDDAKTASPAARREGFGILLRVLYPVVPHVTHVLWEQLGYAAEAGDLLDAPWPQVDEAALVRSEIELVLQINGKVRGSITVPAGADRAAIEASAAASDTVAKFAEGKAPKKIVVVPGRLVNVVL
- the holA gene encoding DNA polymerase III subunit delta; translated protein: MQLKLDGLDAHLRQAKAKGLAPLYVVHGDEHLLVLEAVDRLRAAAREAGFSEREVLVAERGFHWGRLVEAQQSMSLFGDRKIVELRIPSGKPGKDGGEALRAVAAQPSPDVVMLVTLPRLDFAASKSAWFQALEGAGVSIKVDSVDRTRLPAWVGERLALQQQRVQSGEPGRRALQFIADKVEGNLLAAHQEIQKLGLLYPPGELSFDQVHDAVLNVARYDVFKLSESMLSGDVPRLVRMLEGLRGEGEATVLVLWALTEEIRVLSKVRQGLAAGKPAGVLMRELRVWGPRERLVPQAAQRLAQPRLEAALALAARLDRQVKGLQDLPPPGSAPLPAEPWDGLQQLALMIAR